AAATTCCTTATCGGCAACGGCATGAAAGACGGCGCCCAAAAAGCGGTCGCCGCGGTCAAGGGGTGATGCGATGAGCGTACTGGTGGGGAAAAAAACCCGGCTGCTGGTGCAGGGGATAACCGGCAAAGAAGGAATGTTCCACGCGCTGGGCTGCCGCGCCTATGGCACCGCCGTGGTGGCTGGCGTCACCCCCGGCAAGGAAGGGCAGAACGTCGAAGGGATACCGGTGTTCAACACCGTGAAAAACGCGGTGAAGGCGACCAAGGCGAATGCCACGATGATTTTCGTGCCGCCGGCGTTTTCCGCCGACGCGATTTTGGAGGCGCTCGACGCCGGCATCGGGCTGATCGTCTGCATCACCGAAGGGATTCCGCCGCAGGATATGGTGAAGGTAAAACGGGCCATGCAGGGCTCTTCCGCGCGCCTCATCGGGCCGAACTGCCCGGGCATCATCACCCCCGGCCAGGCCAAGATCGGCATCATGCCGGGGCACATTCACAAGCCCGGCAATGTCGGCATCGTATCGCGCTCCGGCACCCTCACCTATGAAGCGGTGGGACAGTTGACCGCCCTGGGCATCGGCCAGTCCACCTGCATCGGCATCGGCGGCGACCCGGTGAACGGCACCAGCCACCTCGATGCCATCAGGCTTTTTAACGAAGACCCGGACACCCACGCCATCGTCATGATCGGCGAGATCGGCGGCAGCGCCGAGGAAGAGGCCGCCGAGTATGTGAAGGCCCACGTGAAAAAGCCGGTCGTCGGCTTCATCGCGGGCCAAACCGCGCCGCCCGGCCGCCGCATGGGGCACGCCGGCGCGATTATCGCGGGGGGCAAAGGCACCGCCATTGAGAAGATGAAAGCGATGGAGGCCGCCGGCATTTATGTGTGCGAAAGCCCGGCCGACATCGGGGAGACGATGAAAAAAGTATTGATGAAGAAAAAAGCAAAAAAGAAAACCGCGAAGAAAGCGGCGAAGAAGAACGTTGGGAAGAAAAAAGTAGCGAAAAAGAAGACCTTGAAGAAAAAACCGAAGAGGTAAAAGGAGAAGTTAATGAGCGAT
This genomic interval from Nitrospinota bacterium contains the following:
- the sucD gene encoding succinate--CoA ligase subunit alpha; translated protein: MSVLVGKKTRLLVQGITGKEGMFHALGCRAYGTAVVAGVTPGKEGQNVEGIPVFNTVKNAVKATKANATMIFVPPAFSADAILEALDAGIGLIVCITEGIPPQDMVKVKRAMQGSSARLIGPNCPGIITPGQAKIGIMPGHIHKPGNVGIVSRSGTLTYEAVGQLTALGIGQSTCIGIGGDPVNGTSHLDAIRLFNEDPDTHAIVMIGEIGGSAEEEAAEYVKAHVKKPVVGFIAGQTAPPGRRMGHAGAIIAGGKGTAIEKMKAMEAAGIYVCESPADIGETMKKVLMKKKAKKKTAKKAAKKNVGKKKVAKKKTLKKKPKR